The Solenopsis invicta isolate M01_SB chromosome 12, UNIL_Sinv_3.0, whole genome shotgun sequence genome window below encodes:
- the LOC120359192 gene encoding uncharacterized protein LOC120359192 yields MDLQDIAVVHTCGICETIIDQNDIPMHDCIRAYKKFFVDNNYYFYPVTGDNRIVRRSLVNNKEVVLPVREKISGTITTLSSNELQAEKENRSHNERDKIAKSTLNYDDEELLILLVQERRPLWDFTIPLEQRCQRITKKLWDEVSETLRGKLSGEEAKKNLKIYMTPIDE; encoded by the exons ATGGATCTGCAAGAT ataGCTGTTGTACATACCTGCGGGATATGTGAAACAATTATTGATCAAAACGACATTCCGATGCATGATTGTATAAGAGCATACAAAAAGTTCTTCGtggataataattattatttttatccagtaacag gTGATAATCGCATTGTTCGACGAAGCCTTGTCAATAACAAAGAAGTCGTCTTGCCGGTTCGTGAAAAGATTAGTG GAACTATAACAACACTTTCGTCAAACGAATTACAAGCTGAAAAGGAAAATAGGTCTCATAATGAGAGAGACAAAATCGCAAAGTCTACATTAAATTACGATGACGaggaacttttaattttattagttcaAGAACGAAGGCCCCTGTGGGATTTTACTATTCCATTAGAACAGCGATGTCAACGCATAACAAAAAAACTCTGGGATGAAGTGTCAGAAACATTGAGAG gtAAACTTAGTGGTgaagaagcaaaaaaaaatttaaaaatttacatgacGCCTATAGACGAATAA
- the LOC120359191 gene encoding protein ALP1-like — MTVMQFEELLHLVAPAITKQTAIREPLPPAERLSITLRYLATGDSMHSMSYHFLAGVSTISHVIGETCDAIWNCIRQKVIPPSKTTEEWLHLAKEFEEKWDFNHCVGAIDGKHVIIECPPKAGSSYYNYKKTHSIVLLGICDAQYMFTFVDIGAYGRRSDGGIFRDSTMGLKFASKEMNVPAPEPLSPGGPPLPYVLVGDEAFQLSDYLLRPYPGKGGLNDERNIYNYRLSRARRTIENTFGILVSQWRILKRPINCSIEKTISIVKAIICLHNWIRQMDIEENQYVTSTLIDRESDDGFIPGSWRNCTDNSALENITQCGSNNSSRQAMQIREEFCKYFNSEGAIPSQFYHC; from the exons ATGACAGTTATGCAATTTGAAGAATTGTTACACTTAGTGGCACCTGCAATCACTAAACAAACGGCAATTAGAGAACCGTTACCTCCTGCAGAGCGACTATCTATAACATTGAG atatttagcaACTGGTGATTCGATGCATTCAATGTCATATCACTTTCTCGCTGGAGTTTCAACAATAAGCCACGTTATAGGTGAAACATGCGATGCTATATGGAACTGTATTCGTCAGAAAGTGATCCCACCATCAAAAACAACAGAGGAATGGCTACACCTTGCTAAAGAATTTGAAGAGAAATGGGATTTCAATCATTGCGTAGGCGCAATTGACGGCAAACATGTTATTATTGAA TGTCCACCTAAAGCAGGctcatcttattataattataagaagacTCACAGTATTGTGCTCCTCGGAATTTGTGACGCACAATATATGTTCACGTTCGTTGATATAGGAGCCTACGGTCGTCGCAGTGACGGTGGTATTTTTAGAGATTCAACGATGGGTCTAAAATTTGCATCAAAGGAAATGAACGTACCTGCACCAGAACCTCTCAGCCCAGGTGGACCTCCTTTACCATATGTTCTAGTGGGCGATGAAGCCTTTCAATTGTCAGATTATTTACTCCGGCCTTATCCAGGAAAAGGCGGTTTAAACGACGAgcgaaatatttataactatcgATTGAGTCGAGCTAGGAGAACAATCGAAAATACATTTGGTATTTTAGTCAGTCAATGGAGAATTTTGAAGCGACCAATCAATTGTAGTATAGAAAAGACAATTTCAATTGTTAAAGCCATTATATGCCTCCATAATTGGATTCGTCAGAtggatattgaagaaaatcaaTATGTTACTTCAACACTAATTGATCGAGAGAGTGATGACGGCTTTATTCCAGGTTCTTGGAGAAATTGCACGGATAATAGTGCATTAGAAAACATAACTCAGTGCGGTTCTAATAATAGTTCTCGTCAAGCGATGCAAATTCGCGAAgaattctgtaaatattttaatagtgaaGGTGCCATACCAAGTCAATTCTATCATTGTTAG